From the Chryseobacterium fluminis genome, the window GTAAGGCACGCACAGCTACCGAACCATTGATAGCAGAGCTTCCGCCCAGCACTTTTCCTCTTGGAACACTCAGAGCCTTGCCGATGTAACCTGGAGTGCTTTGGTATCCCCATTCAAATCTTTTATCTCCACCCGCTGCCAATACATCACTGCTTGCCAATACATCCGGATATCCCTTTCTGTCAAATATCGGTCCTGCTTCTAATACCAGAACTTTTTTAGTTCCGTCTTCGGAAAGCCTGTTTCCTAAAACGGCACCGGCAGATCCTGCACCTACAATAATATAATCGTACTCAATTTCGGTAGGCAAAATGATTTGTTTTATATCCATTTTTTTAATCTTTTGTGCGTTTACATTAATAATGGTCAAGGCCAAACATCCTATCCGCAGTACGTGTTTTAATAAATTAGTTTTTACAATCATCAATAATAATTTATTCTGATACAAAGTAACAAGGTAAAAGAGAGCGGATAAAGGTTAAAAAACGAAATAAAAATGGCAGAATGCGAATGGTATTGTACTCTAATAAGAAAACCGTCAATCTGCAAGTGCCGAATCATATTATTTTTGTAAGATAATTCATATTTCCTGTTTCATCGTCTGTAAAGAAATGTTTTACTTTCAGGCTTCAAGGGGCGATATTTTTTGGGCATTAAGCCTGGTCAATGACTCGGATGCAGTGGGATCAAAAATATTCGCGTAATAAAACTATTTTTTAAGTATTTTCATATCGCTGATTTTTTACGGCAAAGTACAGCCTCTGTTGAAATGTCCGAAAATCGCAATGGTGTAAATAACTTTATAAATAACATGAGTATTATCACTTATCAGGCATTTACAGGATAATATTGAAATGCTGAAAAAAAATAACTGCTTAACGCCTGAAGATAAGCCTGAACAGGAAAGTGAAATATCCGAACAGCAGGATGTTTTGCTTTTTGGCATCCTGAAATGATGCAAGACTTTTAATCGTATTATAAAAGCACATTATTACTGACCGGCCGGCTCTGTTACAAATACATAAATTATTGATACAGAAGCGACACAGTGCAATCAGTTTTTACTTTTGAACTGGCTCGGAGAGATTCCGGTCTGTTTTTTAAAAAATTTTGTAAAATTAGAAGGTTCGTCAAATCCCAGGAAGTACCCTATTTCTTTGACTGTCATTAATTCATGTACAAGCAGGCGCTTACTTTCGAGGATAATCTGCTCATTAATCAGTTCCTTCGGGGATTTTCCGAGGGTAGCCATCGTCGCTTTCTGTAATGTTCTTTCACTTACCAGAAGCATACCTGCATAATATTTTACCGTGGTCTGATTCCGGAAATATTTATTAATTTGCTTTTTAAATTCTGTTACAAGCTTTCCCTCCTGCGTTAACAGGATACTTTTAGTTTCATCTGTATGGTCCTGTATAAACTTACGTTCTGAAAACAGAAGCAGATTGGATAAATAATTATGGAGAATCTGACGTTGGAATGTATCGTGTCTGCTTTTCAGCTCATCGGATATTTTTAAAATCAGAGCCAGAATAGGGTCTAGTTCATCTCCCGGAAGATTGAGGCGGGTAATTTGATGTAAGTTGTTAAAAATATTGGCATTATCAAGAAAATAATGATCATGGGACGACTGGTAAAAAAAATCCTTTGGAAAAGCGACAAGCCAGCCGTCATAATCTATACCTTTGCGAAAAGCATGTATCTGGCCGGGTACAATAAACAAGACATCTCCCTTTTCTACCGTTATTTCGTTGAAATCTACCATATGAGAAGATCTGCCACTGGTTATTACCTGTACAATAAAGAAATCTGTACGATGTGCCACCAAGATCAGATCCTTTCCTTTTTCCATCCGCTCGGAAACAGATATGATATGCAGATTTTGTTTAGGGTTTTCAATAGGTTTAAAAGAATACGTAATAATGTGTCCCATAATCGATTTTACAGCTTATTTTTTTATTATCCAACCTGTTTTATCCATTTCCCCGTTTCTTCAATTGTCTCTTCTTCTTTAGGTCTTACAGATCACATCTCTGCATTTTAAGATTCCGATTTTTGTATTCTTATCCCTAAATGCAGTGATAACAGATTTTAAACGACAGTCTCTCTGTACGAGAATTCTACATACGGAGACCGCCCTGACCATTTTCTGGACACTCTCTGCCTTCATCCAGCTTGTTCAGTTACGGGGTGAGCCTTAAAGCATTATCCCCTCACCGACCATATCTCATTTCCGGATATGTATTCTGTGAAGATATAGGCTTCCATTCGTTCCTCATTCTTTCTATCATCTGTAATTACCTTAAAAATACCGGAATTAGAACTATTTCGTAAACTGAAGTAACTCACCCCGATATCTGGTGAAACAAATTTAAAATAATATTGGCAACATCCAAGTAACCGATTTAATATTGGTTAAAACAGTTCTAAGGCTGCAAGAAACACGCATAAAATATTTCTATCTTCGTTAATTCTGTCAATACCACAAAAGCACATTGCTTCGTATATTGGCGTAACTCCGGAATTTTTCAGCAAAATAATCAATGATATGCCTGGTAATAGCTCGTCAGCTTTTTAATAACAGTTATTAAAATCATAGGCTTTCCCTATCTTAAGATGAGAGAATAAGCTGCAATGACGCCATTACTGTTTCAAAGGAATGACCATGTTCCAGGTACGTTCAAAGTGGTAGGGACTATTTCCGCTGCCGGTCGCTGCAAAGAGATGGGTTGGTTTTCCGTCGTCAAACAATATAGATGGTCTCTCAAAATTGGCCTGAATGGTTTCACTCCCGTCGTCCCATTTTATTTTTTTTGAATATGCCTTTACAGGGGAAGACAGCTCCCAGTTGACACCATCATAGGAAAACGCATGGATCCCCCCGCCTTCTTCACCGCAGATATGTCCAAACCGGTCTTTCATTATCAGTTCATAGGATTTTCCGTTCCACCACACAAAAGGATCTTCTACGTCATTGGCTTTATTTTTTATAGAATGAAAAGAAAATATCGGATTTGCGGAAATTCTTCTGTATGGACCCTTAAAATCTTTTGCCATCGCAGCTCCTAATAGCAGAGGCGGATTGTGATCTACAGGAGAGGATTTATAAATCAGATAAATACTTTTGTCGGGCAATACTACAGGGGAAGGATTTGATGTAATGGAGGCGTCCCATTTTCCTGGCCGCGGAGTTAGCACAGGCTTATCCGAACGGATCCACGGGCCTGTAATGGATTTCGAGTAAGCCATTCCTATTCTCTTGTTCATCCATGCTTTATGTGCCAGGCCATTACTCCATACATCTTCATCACACAATGGAGCCGGATCGCTGTAAGTATTCCCGAAATAATACAGGACATAATACCCATTGACCTTGATAATGCGGGGATTGTGTGTTGTACAGCCATCAAAAAACTGTTTTCCTCTAGGGGGCAATACCACCTCGGCAAATTCATAGGGCCCCTCAGGCATGTCAGACACAGCTCTTACAACTTCCGAATTGGTGACCCAATTTCC encodes:
- a CDS encoding helix-turn-helix domain-containing protein, translating into MGHIITYSFKPIENPKQNLHIISVSERMEKGKDLILVAHRTDFFIVQVITSGRSSHMVDFNEITVEKGDVLFIVPGQIHAFRKGIDYDGWLVAFPKDFFYQSSHDHYFLDNANIFNNLHQITRLNLPGDELDPILALILKISDELKSRHDTFQRQILHNYLSNLLLFSERKFIQDHTDETKSILLTQEGKLVTEFKKQINKYFRNQTTVKYYAGMLLVSERTLQKATMATLGKSPKELINEQIILESKRLLVHELMTVKEIGYFLGFDEPSNFTKFFKKQTGISPSQFKSKN
- a CDS encoding glycoside hydrolase family protein, which produces MNISRRNFLKSMAGIPIFLSMSGHEKLLFNKEDAFIDKLLPAPKRGGFAMSDYWIWDPSVIKAEDGKYHMFASRWSKKYPFGNWVTNSEVVRAVSDMPEGPYEFAEVVLPPRGKQFFDGCTTHNPRIIKVNGYYVLYYFGNTYSDPAPLCDEDVWSNGLAHKAWMNKRIGMAYSKSITGPWIRSDKPVLTPRPGKWDASITSNPSPVVLPDKSIYLIYKSSPVDHNPPLLLGAAMAKDFKGPYRRISANPIFSFHSIKNKANDVEDPFVWWNGKSYELIMKDRFGHICGEEGGGIHAFSYDGVNWELSSPVKAYSKKIKWDDGSETIQANFERPSILFDDGKPTHLFAATGSGNSPYHFERTWNMVIPLKQ